Proteins from a single region of Streptomyces vinaceus:
- the pdxS gene encoding pyridoxal 5'-phosphate synthase lyase subunit PdxS, with protein sequence MSTLPSTPQSAESAIGTSRVKRGMAEQLKGGVIMDVVNAEQAKIAEDAGAVAVMALERVPADIRKDGGVARMSDPNMIEEIIEAVSIPVMAKSRIGHFVEAQVLQSLGVDYIDESEVLTPADEVNHSDKWAFTTPFVCGATNLGEALRRIAEGAAMIRSKGEAGTGNVVEAVRHLRQIKNEIAKLRGFDNNELYAAAKELRAPYELVKEVAELGKLPVVLFSAGGVATPADAALMRQLGAEGVFVGSGIFKSGDPAKRAAAIVKATTFYDDPKIIADASRNLGEAMVGINCDTLPEAERYANRGW encoded by the coding sequence GTGAGCACGCTTCCCTCCACCCCGCAGTCCGCTGAGTCCGCGATCGGCACCTCCCGCGTCAAGCGCGGCATGGCCGAGCAGCTCAAGGGCGGCGTGATCATGGACGTGGTCAACGCCGAGCAGGCGAAGATCGCCGAGGACGCCGGCGCCGTGGCCGTCATGGCCCTGGAGCGGGTCCCCGCCGACATCCGCAAGGACGGCGGCGTCGCGCGCATGTCGGACCCGAACATGATCGAAGAGATCATCGAGGCCGTCTCCATCCCCGTCATGGCCAAGTCGCGCATCGGCCACTTCGTCGAGGCCCAGGTCCTGCAGTCCCTCGGCGTCGACTACATCGACGAGTCCGAGGTCCTGACCCCGGCCGACGAGGTCAACCACTCCGACAAGTGGGCGTTCACCACCCCCTTCGTCTGCGGTGCCACCAACCTGGGCGAGGCCCTGCGCCGCATCGCCGAGGGCGCGGCCATGATCCGTTCGAAGGGCGAGGCCGGCACGGGAAACGTCGTCGAGGCCGTCCGCCACCTGCGCCAGATCAAGAACGAGATCGCCAAGCTGCGCGGCTTCGACAACAACGAGCTGTACGCCGCCGCCAAGGAGCTGCGCGCCCCCTACGAGCTGGTCAAGGAGGTCGCCGAGCTCGGCAAGCTCCCGGTCGTGCTGTTCTCCGCCGGTGGCGTCGCCACCCCGGCCGACGCCGCACTGATGCGCCAGCTCGGCGCCGAGGGCGTCTTCGTCGGCTCCGGCATCTTCAAGTCGGGCGACCCGGCCAAGCGCGCCGCCGCCATCGTGAAGGCCACCACCTTCTACGACGACCCGAAGATCATCGCGGACGCCTCCCGCAACCTGGGCGAGGCCATGGTCGGCATCAACTGCGACACCCTCCCCGAGGCCGAGCGCTACGCCAACCGCGGCTGGTAG
- the pdxT gene encoding pyridoxal 5'-phosphate synthase glutaminase subunit PdxT: MTNPLIGVLALQGDVREHLIALAAADAVARPVRRPEELAEVDALVIPGGESTTMSKLAVLFGMLEPLRERVKAGMPVYGTCAGMIMLADKLLDGRDDQETLGGIDMIVRRNAFGRQNESFEAKIDFAGIEGGPVEGVFIRAPWVESVGAAAEVLATYEGHTVAVRQGNVLATSFHPELTGDDRVHAYFVDMVRAGL; this comes from the coding sequence ATGACCAACCCGTTGATCGGTGTCCTGGCCCTCCAGGGCGACGTACGGGAGCACCTGATCGCCCTGGCCGCGGCGGACGCCGTGGCCAGGCCGGTCCGGCGCCCCGAGGAGCTCGCCGAGGTCGACGCCCTGGTGATCCCCGGCGGCGAGTCCACGACGATGTCGAAGCTCGCCGTCCTGTTCGGCATGCTGGAGCCGCTGCGCGAGCGCGTGAAGGCCGGTATGCCGGTCTACGGCACCTGCGCCGGCATGATCATGCTCGCCGACAAGCTGCTCGACGGCCGTGACGACCAGGAGACCCTGGGCGGCATCGACATGATCGTGCGCCGCAACGCCTTCGGCCGCCAGAACGAGTCATTCGAAGCGAAGATCGATTTCGCGGGCATAGAGGGCGGCCCCGTCGAGGGCGTCTTCATCCGCGCCCCGTGGGTCGAGTCGGTCGGCGCCGCCGCCGAGGTGCTCGCCACGTACGAGGGCCACACGGTCGCCGTGCGCCAGGGCAACGTCCTCGCCACCTCGTTCCACCCCGAGCTGACCGGAGACGACCGGGTCCACGCGTACTTCGTCGACATGGTGCGCGCTGGGCTGTAA